The following are encoded together in the Geobacter sulfurreducens PCA genome:
- a CDS encoding rubrerythrin family protein translates to MAETPKSIADLKEAFAGESQANRKYLAFAKQADKEGFTQVAKLFRAAAEAETIHAHNHLRALGAIGATRENLVEAVAGETHEFKNMYPQMIADAELEGATEARRSFTFANAVEKVHAALYQQALDTLGQSTEEFDYYVCPVCGHTVEREAPEKCEVCGAKGSVFFKVA, encoded by the coding sequence ATGGCAGAGACCCCCAAGAGTATCGCTGATCTGAAGGAAGCATTCGCCGGTGAGTCCCAGGCGAATCGCAAGTACCTCGCCTTTGCGAAGCAGGCGGACAAGGAAGGGTTCACCCAGGTGGCGAAGCTCTTCCGCGCCGCGGCGGAGGCCGAAACCATCCATGCCCACAACCACCTGCGCGCCCTCGGCGCCATCGGCGCAACCCGTGAGAACCTGGTGGAGGCCGTTGCCGGGGAAACCCACGAGTTCAAGAACATGTATCCCCAGATGATCGCCGACGCTGAACTGGAGGGTGCCACCGAGGCCCGCCGCTCGTTCACTTTTGCCAATGCCGTGGAAAAAGTCCACGCGGCCCTTTACCAGCAGGCCCTCGACACCCTCGGCCAGTCGACGGAGGAGTTCGACTACTACGTCTGCCCCGTCTGCGGCCACACGGTGGAGCGCGAAGCGCCGGAAAAGTGCGAAGTCTGCGGGGCCAAGGGGAGCGTGTTCTTCAAGGTAG
- a CDS encoding cation diffusion facilitator family transporter, with protein sequence MLREERFERAEKVIHLGFWVNAVLMVMKLAAGHFGGSEAVFADGVESGCDFVALLFTMVALRVGRKPFDARHPYGHGKAENVAAFVIALVIGGAGMFILVQSVRTIMSRSWQTPDLIAVAAALLTIVIKEGLYRYSVAAGRKLDSPALQAVAMDHRKDALTSVGTLVGVVGAYAGFGIMDPLAAGLTSLFIFKIGYETFRSALHDLMDGQPPGDFIRAVTDLAEGVEHVHEIRGRRSGQYIIIDLKLDMDPEMTVKQSHDIATCVKKLIFERFPNVGDVMIHINPHDEEHEDLIRL encoded by the coding sequence GTGCTTCGTGAGGAACGGTTCGAACGGGCGGAGAAAGTCATTCACCTGGGATTCTGGGTCAATGCCGTCCTGATGGTCATGAAACTTGCGGCAGGGCACTTCGGCGGGTCGGAAGCGGTTTTTGCCGACGGCGTTGAGAGCGGCTGCGACTTCGTGGCGCTCCTCTTTACCATGGTGGCGCTGCGGGTGGGGCGCAAGCCCTTCGACGCCAGACACCCCTACGGCCACGGCAAGGCGGAGAACGTGGCGGCATTCGTCATCGCGCTGGTCATCGGCGGCGCCGGTATGTTCATCCTGGTGCAGTCGGTGCGCACCATCATGTCCCGCTCCTGGCAGACCCCCGATCTCATCGCGGTGGCTGCCGCCCTGCTGACCATCGTCATCAAGGAAGGGCTCTATCGCTACAGCGTCGCGGCGGGGCGAAAGCTCGACAGTCCGGCGCTCCAGGCCGTTGCCATGGACCATCGCAAGGACGCCCTTACCTCTGTCGGAACCCTGGTGGGTGTTGTCGGCGCCTATGCCGGTTTCGGCATCATGGACCCGCTTGCAGCGGGACTCACCTCTCTCTTCATTTTCAAGATCGGGTACGAGACCTTCCGTAGCGCCCTCCACGACCTCATGGACGGCCAGCCGCCCGGCGACTTCATCCGGGCGGTCACTGATCTGGCCGAGGGGGTCGAGCACGTCCATGAAATACGGGGGCGCCGGTCGGGCCAGTACATCATCATCGACCTCAAGCTCGACATGGACCCGGAGATGACGGTCAAACAATCCCACGATATCGCCACGTGTGTCAAAAAATTGATTTTCGAACGGTTCCCCAACGTGGGGGATGTCATGATCCACATCAATCCCCACGACGAGGAGCATGAGGATCTGATACGGCTTTAG